The following proteins are encoded in a genomic region of Paenibacillus sp. FSL H3-0469:
- a CDS encoding ABC transporter ATP-binding protein: MARTIHEAPGEEVVLSARGVRKKIGRKWIIDDVTFDVKKGEIFGFLGPNGAGKTTTIRMLVDLIRPSEGTITVCGYNVNRNPEKALQYVGSIVENPEVYTYLTGWENLQHFARMQPGVDAQRITEVVEIVRLDQRIQDKVSTYSLGMRQRLGIAQALLGRPRLLILDEPTNGLDPKGIKELREFIRKLADEGLAVFVSSHLLSEIQLLCDRVAIISKGRVLAVGAVDELVARNSPYVLWELEPLQRARDIMAGRPDIALLHLDEVTLDDSVIAGMGVNSLVTAMDEELIPEIVAVLVAQEVEVRAVHKINPTLEQLFLKLTEGEAID, translated from the coding sequence ATGGCGAGAACTATTCATGAGGCACCGGGGGAAGAAGTTGTCCTGTCCGCCCGGGGAGTCCGCAAAAAAATCGGCCGCAAATGGATTATAGATGATGTCACGTTTGATGTGAAAAAAGGCGAGATCTTCGGCTTTCTGGGTCCGAACGGAGCCGGCAAAACCACAACTATCCGCATGCTGGTGGACTTGATCCGCCCGAGCGAAGGGACGATTACTGTCTGCGGCTACAATGTGAACCGGAATCCGGAAAAAGCGCTGCAATACGTCGGTTCCATCGTCGAGAATCCCGAGGTCTACACGTATCTGACCGGTTGGGAGAACCTGCAGCACTTTGCCCGCATGCAGCCCGGAGTAGACGCGCAGCGGATTACCGAGGTTGTTGAAATCGTGCGGCTCGATCAGCGCATTCAAGATAAAGTCAGCACGTATTCGCTCGGGATGCGCCAGCGGCTCGGTATTGCCCAAGCTCTGCTCGGCCGACCCCGGCTGCTAATTCTTGATGAGCCTACCAACGGCCTGGACCCCAAAGGGATCAAGGAGCTGCGTGAATTCATCCGTAAGCTGGCAGACGAAGGGCTGGCGGTCTTTGTGTCCAGTCATCTGCTGAGCGAAATTCAGCTGCTGTGCGACCGGGTAGCCATTATCAGCAAAGGGCGCGTACTCGCTGTAGGTGCTGTAGACGAATTGGTTGCCCGTAACTCACCGTATGTCCTGTGGGAGCTGGAGCCGCTTCAGCGGGCAAGAGACATCATGGCCGGGCGGCCGGATATCGCGCTGCTTCATCTGGACGAGGTTACCCTGGATGACTCGGTCATCGCAGGCATGGGTGTGAATTCCCTGGTTACGGCAATGGATGAGGAGCTGATCCCGGAGATTGTTGCCGTTCTGGTTGCACAAGAGGTGGAAGTCCGGGCTGTGCATAAAATTAACCCTACACTGGAACAGCTATTCTTGAAGCTAACGGAAGGTGAAGCCATTGATTAA
- a CDS encoding class I SAM-dependent methyltransferase, with product MYIASDWKDYEVIDTGGGEKLERWGDIILRRPDPQIIWPLASESAKWRDVHGHYHRSSAGGGQWEMKKTIPEDWKISYGKLKFHLRPTNFKHTGLFPEQAANWRWMMDKIAAANRPISVLNLFAYTGGATVAAASAGASVVHVDAAKGMVQWAKENVALSGLADKPLRFITDDVFKFVQREQRRGSKYDAIIMDPPSYGRGPGGEMWKLESSLYPFLESCMEIMSDRPLFMLINSYTTGISPTVLRNMLSMTMGKRYGGKLNSGEIGLPITASGMNLPCGILGRWEA from the coding sequence ATGTATATAGCCAGTGATTGGAAAGACTATGAAGTGATCGATACCGGGGGCGGAGAGAAGCTCGAACGCTGGGGCGATATTATCCTGCGCCGGCCGGACCCGCAGATCATCTGGCCGCTGGCCAGCGAGAGTGCCAAGTGGCGGGATGTACACGGGCATTATCACCGCAGCTCAGCCGGAGGCGGGCAGTGGGAGATGAAGAAGACGATACCGGAGGACTGGAAAATCAGTTACGGCAAGCTGAAGTTTCACCTCCGCCCGACGAACTTCAAGCACACCGGGCTGTTCCCGGAGCAGGCGGCCAACTGGCGCTGGATGATGGACAAGATCGCTGCGGCTAACCGGCCGATCTCCGTCCTCAACCTGTTCGCATATACCGGCGGAGCCACTGTTGCGGCAGCAAGCGCCGGAGCCTCCGTCGTGCATGTCGATGCGGCCAAAGGGATGGTCCAATGGGCCAAGGAGAATGTTGCGTTGTCCGGTCTTGCCGACAAGCCGCTCCGCTTCATTACCGATGATGTATTCAAATTCGTCCAGCGCGAACAGCGCCGCGGCAGCAAATATGATGCCATTATTATGGACCCGCCGTCCTATGGAAGAGGGCCGGGCGGTGAAATGTGGAAGCTCGAATCCAGTCTCTATCCGTTCCTGGAGAGCTGCATGGAGATTATGAGCGACCGTCCGTTATTCATGCTGATTAACTCCTACACGACCGGCATCTCGCCAACCGTACTGCGCAACATGCTGTCGATGACCATGGGCAAGCGCTATGGCGGCAAGCTGAATTCCGGTGAGATCGGCTTGCCGATTACAGCCTCCGGCATGAATTTGCCTTGCGGGATTCTTGGCCGCTGGGAGGCGTAA
- a CDS encoding VOC family protein, which yields MITTFDGINLYSKDPAALAAFYSEVLGIPVPFEGYGESDGAKIAFERSQPGIIIWNAAKWENLTTGTVNLVFSCGSLDETYEQLKAKGLDCHPPATMEYGGKEMNFRDPDGNGITLLEGGY from the coding sequence ATGATCACAACATTTGACGGCATTAATCTGTACAGCAAAGATCCGGCGGCGCTGGCGGCATTCTACTCAGAGGTACTGGGCATTCCGGTTCCATTCGAGGGCTATGGAGAGTCTGACGGTGCCAAAATTGCTTTCGAACGCAGCCAGCCCGGCATCATTATCTGGAACGCAGCCAAATGGGAGAATCTGACGACAGGCACTGTTAATCTGGTGTTCTCCTGCGGCAGTCTCGACGAAACATATGAGCAGCTGAAGGCGAAAGGACTGGATTGCCATCCCCCGGCAACCATGGAGTACGGCGGTAAAGAAATGAATTTCCGTGATCCCGACGGCAATGGTATTACGTTGCTTGAAGGCGGATATTAA
- a CDS encoding flavodoxin: MAKVLVAYASLTGNTEEIAELIVEGIRAAGGEAVLKPVTDCNADEIKAYEAVLLGAYTWGDGELPDEFLDFYEELDELDLSACKAAAFGSGDTGYEIYCGAVDQIEEKLKERGAEIVQPSLKIEYGPNAAEKEACRTYGRQFIETCAAVS; this comes from the coding sequence ATGGCTAAAGTGCTAGTGGCATATGCCAGCTTGACTGGCAATACGGAGGAAATCGCTGAACTGATCGTGGAAGGAATACGCGCGGCAGGCGGAGAGGCGGTTCTGAAACCGGTCACCGACTGCAATGCGGATGAGATAAAAGCTTATGAGGCTGTACTGCTGGGTGCGTACACCTGGGGAGACGGCGAACTGCCGGATGAATTCCTGGATTTCTATGAAGAGCTGGATGAGCTGGATCTCAGCGCCTGTAAGGCGGCGGCCTTCGGAAGCGGAGACACCGGGTATGAGATCTACTGCGGTGCGGTGGATCAGATTGAAGAGAAGCTGAAGGAGCGCGGGGCCGAGATTGTGCAGCCCAGCCTGAAGATTGAATACGGTCCGAATGCAGCGGAGAAAGAGGCATGCCGCACCTACGGACGCCAG
- a CDS encoding RluA family pseudouridine synthase — MTGVNNGAAGASGSSPSRFEILYEDNHLLGIVKPVNIPVQEDATGDPDLLTLLKEDVKERYAKPGNVFMGLVHRLDRPVGGAMIFAKTSKAASRLSESVRTHAFQKVYLTVVHGQLPGSEARLEHTLLKDPKSNTVQTVREGTPGGKQAILDYTVIGTAEGYSLVRIDLLTGRSHQIRVQLSDIGCPLYGDQKYGAAVNRPGQQIALWSALTRFPHPVTKEEVELLSLPPRSYPWNLWTPQIQKQALL, encoded by the coding sequence ATGACCGGAGTGAATAACGGCGCAGCAGGAGCATCCGGCAGCAGCCCCTCCCGGTTCGAAATTTTATATGAGGACAACCATCTGCTCGGCATTGTGAAGCCTGTGAATATTCCCGTTCAGGAGGATGCTACAGGCGACCCGGATCTGCTGACCCTGCTGAAGGAAGATGTGAAGGAACGCTACGCGAAGCCGGGCAACGTCTTCATGGGACTGGTTCACCGGCTGGACCGGCCTGTAGGCGGTGCGATGATCTTCGCTAAGACCTCGAAGGCAGCCTCCCGGCTGTCCGAGAGTGTCCGCACCCATGCCTTCCAGAAGGTCTATCTGACGGTGGTGCATGGTCAGCTTCCGGGCTCAGAAGCCCGGCTGGAGCATACTCTGCTGAAGGACCCTAAAAGCAATACCGTCCAGACCGTCCGGGAGGGAACGCCGGGCGGCAAGCAAGCTATCCTTGATTATACTGTGATTGGCACCGCAGAAGGCTATTCGCTGGTGAGGATTGACCTGCTGACCGGCCGCTCCCACCAGATCCGCGTTCAGCTCAGCGACATTGGCTGTCCGCTCTATGGAGATCAGAAGTACGGTGCGGCCGTTAATAGACCGGGACAGCAGATTGCCTTATGGTCTGCACTCACCCGGTTCCCGCATCCGGTGACCAAAGAGGAAGTCGAGCTGCTCTCCCTGCCTCCCCGTTCCTATCCCTGGAATCTATGGACTCCGCAAATTCAAAAGCAGGCTCTCCTTTAA
- a CDS encoding MarR family transcriptional regulator — MHSTEFSKIWHKILKDYKLHMDSKLAPTLTDAQLTVLELLQERDAMKPSDLAPHLATSPAAVTMLLDRMEKHNLIVRERDASDRRIVWVSITETGQRETLRGLKVRSDFFAEALDPISSHNQQLLLYLMGKMAVAPAVDDAASVQSV; from the coding sequence GTGCACTCCACTGAATTCAGTAAAATCTGGCATAAGATATTAAAGGACTATAAGCTACATATGGACAGCAAGCTTGCCCCTACACTGACTGATGCCCAGCTAACCGTACTGGAATTGCTGCAGGAGCGTGATGCGATGAAGCCTTCTGATTTGGCCCCTCATCTGGCGACCAGCCCGGCGGCCGTGACGATGCTGCTTGACCGGATGGAGAAGCATAATCTGATTGTCCGTGAACGTGATGCCTCGGACCGCAGAATTGTCTGGGTGAGTATTACCGAGACAGGCCAGCGGGAGACGCTGCGCGGTCTGAAGGTCCGCAGTGACTTTTTTGCTGAAGCGCTGGACCCCATTTCCTCCCATAACCAGCAGCTGCTGCTCTACCTCATGGGGAAGATGGCGGTTGCCCCGGCAGTGGATGACGCAGCTTCGGTACAGTCCGTATAA
- a CDS encoding helix-turn-helix domain-containing protein: MYNLSALYHPITANPAGGGEYLPGRLLQPYIRCFWGSGAQPPPPQRTETIIPDSCMDIIWEWDERTGESGGIFCGINDSPFETGQAAQPVPTQRFAIRFHFWAVHLFADEPLTEVLNVHVPVEHYFRTFRKELGDRLQHIRTMNERIAAAEDFLLRRLERGNRTSDGMMNAVHRLLTSRGIMTAGALESSSGLSSRQLERLFRQHIGLPPKKVADLIRFQNVWRDLYRSPQTKGVMQDIVFTYGYSHQSHLINNFKKFAGRTPMDALSHARR, from the coding sequence ATGTATAATCTTTCAGCGCTGTATCATCCGATTACAGCCAATCCGGCCGGGGGCGGCGAGTATCTGCCGGGCAGGCTGCTTCAGCCGTATATCCGCTGCTTCTGGGGATCAGGAGCACAGCCCCCGCCGCCGCAGCGGACGGAGACCATCATACCTGACAGCTGTATGGATATTATATGGGAATGGGATGAGCGGACAGGGGAGTCCGGTGGTATATTTTGCGGGATTAATGACAGTCCGTTCGAGACAGGACAAGCAGCACAGCCTGTGCCTACGCAGCGGTTCGCCATCCGGTTTCATTTTTGGGCCGTTCATCTGTTCGCAGACGAGCCGCTGACAGAGGTACTGAATGTGCATGTTCCGGTAGAGCATTATTTCCGGACCTTCCGTAAGGAGCTGGGAGACAGGCTCCAGCATATCCGTACAATGAATGAGCGCATCGCTGCTGCTGAAGACTTCCTTCTGCGGAGATTGGAACGGGGAAACCGCACCAGTGACGGGATGATGAATGCGGTCCACAGGCTGCTTACATCACGCGGAATCATGACGGCAGGGGCGCTGGAGAGCAGCTCGGGCCTAAGCAGCCGCCAGCTTGAACGGCTGTTCCGGCAGCATATCGGTCTTCCGCCCAAAAAGGTAGCCGATTTAATCCGCTTCCAGAATGTCTGGCGGGACCTTTACCGTTCTCCGCAGACCAAGGGAGTAATGCAGGATATTGTGTTCACCTACGGGTATAGCCATCAGTCGCATTTGATCAACAACTTCAAGAAATTCGCGGGCAGAACTCCGATGGATGCGTTGAGCCATGCCCGGCGCTGA
- the parE gene encoding DNA topoisomerase IV subunit B, whose protein sequence is MLEQIDMFAKVSKNGEAGRTGYDADDIQVLEGLVAVRKRPGMYIGSTSSSGLHHLVWEIVDNAVDEHLAKFCSKIDITLRKDGSVTVIDNGRGIPTGMHKTGVPTPQVVFTILHAGGKFGGSGYKKSGGLHGVGASVTNALSEWLEVEIYREGKIHRQRFEYWVDKNGKEHVGEPVTGLEILGNTNKTGSKITFKPDIRVFSAGIALSYDTLAERVQEIAFLNSGLRIVLSDERSGRQDEFFYEGGASQFVQFLNEGKDVLHDVIHFSSEKDEIEVEIALQYNAGYTETIASFVNSIPTRSGGTHETGFKTAYTRVLNDYARRTQLLKEKDKNLEGNDLREGMMAVISIKMSDVEFVGQTKDQLGSASARSAVDFIVSERMARFLEENPQVAQSLLKKSIQASKAREAARKARDEIRSGKKRSESSNLGGKLSPAQSKDVTRTEIFIVEGDSAGGSAKQGRDSKIQAILPLKGKPMNPEKAKLLDILKNDEYKAIISAIGAGIGPDFAVEDSNYSKIIIMTDADTDGAHIQVLLLTFFYRYMKPLIDAGKVYIAQPPLYKLTRKSGKLETVRYAWSDEELQNYLKEFGKNFELQRYKGLGEMNPDQLWETTMNPDSRTLLQVQIEDAAKAERRVSTLMGDKVDPRKRWIVENVDFTEIVE, encoded by the coding sequence ATGCTCGAACAGATCGATATGTTTGCAAAAGTCTCTAAGAACGGCGAAGCAGGCCGGACTGGATACGATGCTGACGACATTCAGGTGCTCGAAGGTCTGGTTGCGGTCCGCAAACGGCCCGGCATGTATATTGGCAGTACGAGTTCCTCGGGTCTGCACCATTTAGTATGGGAAATAGTGGATAATGCCGTAGATGAGCATTTGGCGAAGTTTTGCTCGAAAATTGATATCACCCTCCGCAAAGACGGATCGGTGACCGTGATTGACAACGGACGCGGAATACCAACCGGAATGCACAAGACAGGCGTCCCAACACCGCAGGTGGTATTCACCATTCTGCACGCGGGCGGTAAATTCGGCGGTTCCGGCTACAAGAAATCAGGCGGACTGCACGGTGTCGGGGCTTCGGTAACCAATGCGTTGTCCGAGTGGCTGGAAGTAGAGATCTACCGGGAAGGCAAAATTCACCGCCAGCGCTTTGAATACTGGGTCGACAAGAACGGCAAAGAGCATGTCGGTGAGCCTGTAACCGGTCTTGAGATACTGGGAAATACGAATAAAACCGGTTCGAAGATTACCTTCAAGCCGGATATTCGCGTCTTCTCCGCAGGCATTGCGCTGAGTTATGATACGCTGGCTGAACGGGTACAGGAGATTGCCTTCCTGAACTCCGGCCTGCGGATCGTCCTGAGCGATGAGCGCAGCGGGCGTCAGGACGAATTCTTCTACGAAGGCGGCGCCAGCCAGTTCGTGCAATTCCTGAACGAAGGCAAGGACGTCCTGCACGATGTGATCCATTTCAGCTCCGAGAAGGACGAGATCGAGGTGGAAATCGCGCTGCAGTATAATGCGGGGTATACGGAGACGATCGCTTCTTTTGTCAACTCCATTCCTACCCGCAGCGGGGGAACACACGAGACAGGCTTTAAGACGGCCTATACCCGTGTGCTCAATGATTATGCCCGCCGGACGCAGCTGCTTAAGGAGAAGGACAAGAATCTGGAAGGAAACGATCTGCGCGAGGGCATGATGGCGGTCATTAGCATCAAGATGTCGGATGTGGAATTTGTCGGACAGACGAAGGATCAGCTCGGAAGCGCATCTGCCCGCAGTGCGGTGGACTTCATTGTCTCCGAGCGGATGGCGCGGTTCCTGGAAGAGAACCCTCAAGTCGCACAGAGTCTGCTGAAGAAGTCGATTCAGGCCTCCAAGGCCCGTGAAGCGGCCCGCAAAGCCCGGGATGAGATCCGCAGCGGCAAGAAGCGCAGTGAGAGCTCGAACCTGGGCGGCAAGCTGTCGCCTGCACAGTCCAAGGACGTTACACGTACCGAGATCTTCATCGTAGAGGGCGATTCGGCCGGAGGCTCCGCGAAGCAGGGCCGGGATTCCAAGATTCAGGCCATTCTGCCGCTGAAGGGCAAGCCGATGAACCCCGAGAAGGCCAAGCTGCTGGATATCCTGAAGAATGACGAATACAAGGCGATCATTTCGGCAATCGGTGCGGGAATCGGGCCTGATTTTGCCGTAGAGGACAGCAATTATTCCAAAATCATCATTATGACCGATGCCGATACGGACGGAGCACATATTCAGGTGCTGCTGCTGACCTTCTTCTACCGCTACATGAAGCCTCTAATCGATGCCGGCAAGGTCTATATCGCCCAGCCGCCGCTGTATAAGCTGACACGCAAATCGGGCAAGCTGGAGACGGTCCGTTATGCCTGGAGCGATGAGGAATTGCAGAATTATCTGAAGGAATTCGGGAAGAATTTCGAGCTGCAGCGGTACAAGGGACTGGGTGAGATGAACCCGGACCAGCTGTGGGAGACTACGATGAATCCCGATTCGCGTACGCTGCTTCAGGTGCAGATCGAGGATGCCGCCAAGGCGGAACGCCGCGTCTCCACGCTGATGGGTGATAAAGTCGATCCGCGTAAGCGCTGGATTGTCGAGAACGTCGACTTCACGGAGATCGTGGAGTAG
- a CDS encoding ABC transporter permease, producing the protein MINLLPLIRNECLKIIKKKRFYIILLILLVLVPMFTYAQMRIAERSRDKFNSDWRLEIQQQITDNQNSLGSDRIPEEWKSYRRIFLQQLQYYLDHDVNPKEPSGVTFTREFVNNSVSLFIPLLIMAVASDLVSGERTTGTIKMLLTRPVRRWKVLFSKMAALLMFVSLIVLSVFVISYLVSGLAFGYKGFNVPVFTGFQLSGDTVDMSKVHAVEQWKYLLMQGGLIWYVSIVVALLAFMVSVLVRSTAASIVVMMAALIAGTILTNMASAWTAAKYLFMVNMELTTYLAGTPAPIEGMTLGFSMAVLGIWGLAAVIISFAVFTKRDILN; encoded by the coding sequence TTGATTAACCTGCTGCCGCTCATCCGAAATGAGTGCCTGAAGATAATTAAAAAGAAGCGATTCTATATCATCCTGCTTATCCTGCTTGTGCTGGTGCCAATGTTTACCTATGCGCAAATGCGCATAGCGGAGCGCAGCCGTGACAAATTTAACTCTGACTGGAGGCTGGAGATCCAGCAGCAGATTACCGACAATCAGAACTCGCTCGGCAGCGACCGGATTCCGGAGGAATGGAAGTCGTACCGGCGGATTTTTCTCCAGCAATTGCAGTATTATCTGGATCATGATGTGAATCCGAAGGAGCCGAGCGGAGTAACGTTCACCCGGGAGTTTGTCAATAATTCCGTCTCCCTGTTCATTCCGCTGCTGATCATGGCGGTTGCTTCCGACCTGGTCTCCGGTGAGCGGACGACAGGAACGATCAAGATGCTGCTGACCCGCCCGGTCCGGCGCTGGAAGGTGCTGTTCAGCAAAATGGCAGCGCTGCTGATGTTCGTCTCGCTGATTGTGCTGTCGGTATTCGTGATCAGCTATCTGGTCTCGGGGCTGGCTTTTGGCTATAAGGGGTTCAATGTTCCCGTCTTCACAGGCTTCCAGCTCAGCGGCGACACTGTGGATATGTCGAAGGTTCATGCGGTGGAGCAGTGGAAGTATCTGCTGATGCAGGGCGGGCTGATCTGGTATGTCAGCATCGTAGTGGCCCTGCTGGCCTTCATGGTGTCGGTGCTGGTCCGGAGTACGGCTGCGAGCATTGTCGTGATGATGGCGGCACTGATTGCCGGAACGATCCTGACGAATATGGCTTCAGCCTGGACGGCGGCCAAATATTTATTTATGGTCAACATGGAGCTGACGACTTATTTAGCGGGCACTCCTGCGCCGATTGAGGGCATGACACTGGGCTTTTCGATGGCGGTTCTGGGCATTTGGGGGCTTGCGGCCGTAATCATTTCATTCGCCGTCTTTACGAAACGGGATATTTTGAATTAG
- the gyrA gene encoding DNA gyrase subunit A encodes MSSLSEQFLPAFLEEVVGDRFGRYSKYIIQDRAIPDVRDGLKPVQRRILYAMYDSGNTPDKPYRKSAKTVGDVMGNYHPHGDSSIYDGMVRMAQPWKMGHVLVDGHGNWGSMDDDPAAAMRYTEARLSPIAMEMMRDIEKRTVLFKDNFDNTAKEPVVVPSRYPNLLVNGTSGISAGFATEIPPHNLREVIDACIAVMQKPDIALEDIMTFIKGPDFPTGGTIMGGDGIMDAYRSGKGRIYLRSKTEIENLRGGKQQIVITEVPFQIVKSRLVTSMENIRLEKKIEGIAEVRDESGREGLRIVVELKKEADAQGVLAYLLKKTDLQVTYNFNMVAIVNKAPQQLGLKAILEAYIAHQREVVTHRTRFDLERAEDRAHVLEGLVKALNILDEVIAAIKASKNRQDAQNNLVWMFGFSERQADSILTLQLYRLTNLEIHSLQKELDEMLARIAVLQGILDSDKKLIAVIRKELLEIRDKYGMDRRSLIQGEVEELKVNMEVLVNAEDVLVALSADGYIKRTGMLSFTRSGGERHSSGVKDGDHIVKLLDLNTRESLLVFTRKGQYFLLPVHQIPEFKWKEPGTAIVNVIGLNKGDSVVSVLPVTNLEDPLASLVFITRKGQVKRTELKEYSTSRSGAVAACKVAEGDEIITVAQSRGDKDIVLITREGMSIRFRENEVNPMGRVATGVRGIQLREGDEVVSCFWVSEDEGEILAISDIGYAKRSLLVDYPSQSRGGKGMPTFEFKEGKRVRPNGSRLAGAFYCKEPLELTAITQSGAVHSFSSESAPIAERRSTGKQLVAVEKKDEIAILFQAVR; translated from the coding sequence ATGAGCAGTTTATCAGAGCAGTTTTTGCCGGCTTTTCTGGAAGAGGTCGTCGGTGACCGGTTTGGCCGGTATTCCAAATATATCATTCAGGACCGGGCGATCCCCGATGTACGCGACGGGCTGAAGCCCGTGCAGCGCCGGATTCTGTATGCCATGTACGATTCTGGCAATACGCCGGATAAGCCATACCGCAAGTCAGCTAAAACCGTCGGTGATGTTATGGGGAACTACCATCCTCACGGGGACTCTTCGATCTACGACGGGATGGTGCGGATGGCACAGCCGTGGAAGATGGGGCATGTACTGGTCGACGGACATGGCAACTGGGGTTCCATGGATGATGACCCGGCAGCGGCAATGCGTTATACAGAAGCACGTCTGTCTCCGATTGCCATGGAGATGATGCGCGATATTGAGAAGCGCACCGTTCTGTTCAAGGACAACTTCGATAATACGGCCAAGGAGCCGGTGGTGGTTCCCTCCCGTTATCCGAACCTGCTGGTGAACGGGACGAGCGGGATCTCGGCCGGATTCGCCACAGAGATACCGCCGCATAACCTGCGGGAAGTAATCGATGCCTGTATCGCTGTTATGCAGAAGCCGGACATTGCCCTCGAGGATATTATGACCTTCATCAAGGGGCCGGATTTCCCGACCGGTGGAACCATTATGGGCGGAGACGGCATTATGGATGCTTACCGCAGCGGTAAAGGCCGTATCTATCTGCGTTCCAAGACGGAGATTGAGAACCTGCGCGGCGGGAAGCAGCAGATCGTGATTACCGAGGTGCCTTTCCAGATCGTGAAATCACGTCTGGTAACCTCCATGGAGAACATCCGTCTGGAGAAAAAAATTGAAGGGATCGCCGAGGTCCGCGATGAGAGCGGCCGTGAGGGCCTGCGCATCGTGGTGGAGCTGAAGAAGGAGGCAGATGCACAAGGCGTCTTAGCCTACCTGCTCAAAAAAACCGACCTGCAAGTCACCTACAACTTCAACATGGTTGCCATTGTTAATAAGGCTCCGCAGCAGCTCGGGCTTAAAGCGATCCTTGAAGCTTACATTGCCCACCAGCGTGAAGTGGTCACCCATCGTACCCGGTTCGACCTGGAACGGGCGGAGGACCGTGCCCATGTCCTGGAGGGACTGGTCAAGGCGCTGAACATTCTGGATGAAGTGATCGCCGCCATCAAGGCTTCGAAGAACCGTCAGGATGCCCAGAATAATCTGGTCTGGATGTTCGGCTTCAGCGAACGGCAGGCGGATTCCATCCTTACCTTGCAGCTCTACCGGCTCACTAATCTGGAGATTCACTCCCTTCAGAAGGAGCTGGATGAGATGCTGGCCCGGATTGCTGTGCTCCAGGGGATTCTGGACAGCGACAAGAAGCTGATCGCAGTCATCCGCAAGGAGCTGCTGGAGATTCGTGATAAATACGGGATGGACCGCCGTTCCCTGATTCAGGGCGAGGTGGAGGAGCTTAAGGTCAACATGGAGGTTCTGGTCAATGCGGAGGATGTACTGGTTGCACTCTCTGCGGACGGCTATATCAAGCGGACCGGCATGCTGTCCTTCACCCGCTCGGGCGGGGAGCGCCACTCTTCAGGGGTTAAGGATGGCGATCATATCGTCAAGCTGCTGGATCTGAATACCCGGGAGAGCCTGCTCGTCTTCACCCGCAAGGGCCAATACTTCCTGCTTCCCGTGCATCAGATTCCAGAGTTCAAATGGAAAGAGCCGGGGACGGCCATCGTCAACGTCATCGGACTGAATAAGGGAGACAGTGTCGTCAGTGTGCTGCCGGTCACCAATCTGGAGGACCCGCTGGCCAGTCTGGTCTTCATCACCCGCAAGGGCCAGGTGAAGCGTACCGAGCTCAAGGAGTACTCTACAAGCCGTTCTGGAGCCGTTGCCGCCTGTAAGGTGGCTGAAGGTGATGAGATCATTACAGTGGCGCAGAGCAGGGGTGACAAGGACATCGTGCTGATTACACGTGAGGGGATGAGCATCCGTTTCCGTGAGAATGAAGTGAATCCTATGGGCCGGGTAGCCACAGGTGTAAGGGGAATTCAGCTCCGTGAAGGAGATGAGGTCGTCTCCTGCTTCTGGGTCAGTGAGGATGAAGGCGAGATTCTGGCTATATCCGACATCGGTTATGCCAAGCGCTCTCTGCTGGTGGATTATCCTTCCCAGAGCCGGGGAGGCAAAGGGATGCCAACCTTCGAGTTCAAGGAAGGCAAGCGTGTCCGCCCGAACGGCAGCAGGCTGGCTGGCGCATTCTATTGCAAGGAGCCGCTGGAGCTGACCGCCATCACCCAGAGCGGTGCGGTACATTCCTTCTCTTCCGAGTCGGCACCGATTGCTGAGCGCCGTTCTACAGGCAAGCAGCTGGTTGCCGTTGAGAAGAAGGACGAGATCGCAATTCTTTTTCAGGCCGTCAGGTAA